From Dreissena polymorpha isolate Duluth1 chromosome 15, UMN_Dpol_1.0, whole genome shotgun sequence, a single genomic window includes:
- the LOC127860392 gene encoding uncharacterized protein LOC127860392 produces MEMLCVPKNSAVLALSLLVQVCSAGIGIMVGGPVLSRDEDDWEPVYRIYEGQEWDSHDDYLSQERGARFGDKDDSQFRSWKLDQWHHDKIHKVKVELYDDGDEVAEFEFEGTMQNLTSFFSPANLRRSSYGDIPDGLSGTRFPGDDFSFDGDDDSRHWAISSVHKGDCRNDEGWIQVIDKPTPGRDRCVCGYENVAKYPTIMYAKENRKARWGDRNAVGHADMMQVSVSHVPYPARQQPRAPVMQQPVVMSQQPPQMMPQQPPQMMQPQPPMMQPQMVQQQPGMMPMFPQQVAMYSGDDGK; encoded by the exons ATGGAAATGCTGTGCGTCCCGAAAAACAGTGCGGTGCTGGCTTTAAGCCTTCTAGTGCAAGTGTGCAGTGCGGGTATTGGTATTATGGTAGGCGGACCCGTGCTATCCCGAGATG AGGACGACTGGGAACCGGTGTACCGGATATACGAAGGCCAAGAGTGGGACTCCCACGACGACTACCTCAGTCAAGAACGCGGCGCGCGCTTCGGCGACAAGGACGACTCGCAGTTCCGCTCCTGGAAACTCGACCAGTGGCACCACGACAAGATACACAAG GTGAAAGTGGAGCTCTATGACGACGGCGACGAGGTGGCGGAATTCGAGTTCGAGGGCACCATGCAGAACCTTACCAGCTTCTTCTCGCCTGCCAATCTTCGCCGATCCTCTTACGGCGACATCCCCGATGGGCTCAGCGGCACTCGCTTCCCAGGCGACGACTTCAGCTTTGACGG TGACGACGACTCCCGCCACTGGGCGATCAGTTCAGTCCATAAGGGCGATTGTCGAAATGACGAGGGCTGGATACAGGTGATCGACAAGCCCACGCCAGGTCGCGACCGCTGTGTCTGCGGCTATGAGAACGTGGCAAAATACCCAACCATCATGTACGCAAAGGAAAACCGAAAGGCACGCTGGGGCGATAGAA ACGCCGTTGGTCACGCGGACATGATGCAGGTGTCCGTGAGTCACGTGCCGTACCCCGCGCGCCAGCAGCCACGTGCCCCAGTTATGCAACAGCCCGTGGTGATGTCTCAACAGCCACCACAGATGATGCCCCAACAGCCACCACAGATGATGCAACCGCAGCCACCGATGATGCAACCGCAGATGGTGCAACAGCAACCTGGGATGATGCCTATGTTTCCACAACAAGTCGCCATGTATTCCGGGGATGatggaaaataa